A stretch of Sinorhizobium meliloti DNA encodes these proteins:
- the mobA gene encoding molybdenum cofactor guanylyltransferase MobA — MTGAPSHATFPPAVILAGGLSSRMGRPKAGLVLGGRSMLTRVIERLRPQVAGIAINLNADPDPASAFGLEVVPDTIPGFVGPLAGILAAMRHTVRKSPGASHVLTVPVDTPLFPKSLAARLKTAITSGGEIAVAFSAGEMHPLFALWPVALADDLEAWIHADEKRRVRAFIARHESATVEFPLIPTAAGPLDPFFNINTPEELRQAEAWLPYLEDREP, encoded by the coding sequence ATGACAGGCGCCCCCTCCCACGCCACATTCCCTCCGGCAGTCATCCTCGCCGGCGGACTTTCTTCGCGCATGGGGCGCCCGAAGGCAGGACTGGTGCTCGGGGGCAGGAGCATGCTTACGCGCGTGATCGAGCGCCTCCGGCCACAGGTCGCCGGCATCGCCATCAATCTGAATGCCGATCCGGATCCTGCTTCTGCGTTTGGTCTCGAGGTCGTGCCGGACACGATACCCGGATTCGTCGGCCCGCTGGCCGGCATTCTGGCCGCCATGCGCCATACTGTGCGCAAGTCACCGGGGGCTAGCCATGTGCTCACCGTGCCGGTCGACACGCCCCTCTTTCCCAAGAGCCTTGCCGCCCGGCTGAAGACCGCCATCACGTCCGGGGGTGAAATCGCCGTCGCTTTCTCGGCCGGTGAGATGCATCCGCTTTTCGCGCTCTGGCCCGTCGCGCTCGCCGATGATCTTGAGGCGTGGATTCATGCGGACGAAAAGCGGCGCGTCCGTGCCTTCATTGCGCGGCACGAATCGGCAACGGTAGAGTTTCCCCTGATCCCGACGGCGGCCGGACCGCTGGACCCTTTCTTCAACATCAACACCCCCGAAGAGCTTCGGCAGGCTGAGGCCTGGTTGCCCTATCTGGAGGATCGCGAACCATGA
- a CDS encoding gamma-butyrobetaine hydroxylase-like domain-containing protein: MSVFWPTELRISRDRHRLSVTFDDGAAFDLSAELLRVLSPSAEVQGHGPGQRVTVPGKRNVQIISVQPTGNYAVRIGFDDSHDTGIYTWTYLRELGEKGEELFKAYEQELADKGMSRDKPEKPR; this comes from the coding sequence ATGAGCGTATTCTGGCCCACCGAACTGCGGATATCTAGGGATCGCCACCGCCTGTCCGTTACCTTCGACGACGGCGCGGCCTTCGACCTTTCCGCGGAACTCCTGCGGGTCCTCTCGCCCTCGGCAGAGGTGCAAGGACACGGCCCCGGCCAGCGGGTGACGGTCCCGGGCAAGCGCAACGTCCAAATCATCTCGGTCCAGCCGACGGGAAATTACGCGGTGCGAATCGGTTTCGACGATTCGCACGACACCGGCATCTACACCTGGACCTATCTGCGAGAGCTCGGCGAGAAAGGCGAAGAGCTCTTCAAGGCCTATGAGCAGGAACTCGCCGACAAGGGTATGTCGCGCGACAAACCCGAAAAGCCGCGCTGA
- the mobB gene encoding molybdopterin-guanine dinucleotide biosynthesis protein B translates to MNDPLRPPKIFGIAGWKNSGKTGLMVRLVSEMTRRGYMVSTIKHAHHDFDIDKVGADSYRHREAGAHEVTIVSSTRFAIMHELRGAPEPTFEEILSRLGPCDLVLIEGYKREPVPKIEARREESAHREPLAPSDPHIMAIAADHPVADTGLPVFDLDDTQAIADFVEKVTGLRD, encoded by the coding sequence ATGAACGACCCCTTGCGCCCACCGAAGATTTTCGGAATCGCCGGCTGGAAGAATTCCGGGAAGACCGGCCTGATGGTCCGTCTTGTCAGCGAAATGACCCGGCGCGGCTATATGGTCTCCACGATCAAGCACGCGCATCACGACTTCGACATCGACAAGGTCGGCGCCGACAGCTACCGCCACCGCGAGGCCGGCGCGCATGAGGTAACGATCGTTTCATCGACGCGCTTCGCAATCATGCATGAATTGCGTGGGGCGCCGGAGCCCACATTCGAAGAGATCTTGTCGCGTCTTGGCCCCTGCGACCTGGTACTGATCGAAGGCTACAAGCGCGAGCCTGTCCCGAAAATCGAGGCGCGCCGCGAGGAATCGGCCCATCGCGAACCGCTCGCTCCGAGCGATCCGCATATCATGGCCATCGCTGCCGATCACCCGGTCGCGGACACCGGGCTCCCCGTATTCGACCTGGACGACACGCAGGCGATCGCCGATTTCGTCGAGAAGGTCACGGGACTGCGTGACTGA
- the moaA gene encoding GTP 3',8-cyclase MoaA: MNTAAIDQTDARPLDTTTAPMVDPFGRAVTYLRVSVTDRCDFRCTYCMAEHMAFLPKKDLLTLEELQRLCSAFIAKGVRKLRLTGGEPLVRKNIMFLIRELGKEIEAGRLDELTLTTNGSQLSKFAAELVDCGVRRINVSLDTLDPDKFRQITRWGELARVLEGIDAALAAGLKVKINAVALKDFNDAEIPELMRWAHGRGMDLTLIETMPMGEVDEDRTDHYLPLSEMRRRLEADFTLSDIPYRTGGPARYVEVAETGGRLGLITPLTHNFCESCNRVRLTCTGTLYMCLGQNDAADLRAALRATDDDAYLAQVIDEAIGRKPKGHDFIIDREHNRPAVARHMSVTGG, encoded by the coding sequence TTGAACACGGCCGCTATAGACCAGACCGACGCCAGACCGCTCGACACCACGACTGCCCCGATGGTCGATCCATTCGGCCGCGCGGTCACCTATCTGCGCGTCTCGGTCACCGACCGCTGCGACTTCCGCTGCACCTATTGCATGGCGGAACACATGGCCTTCCTGCCGAAGAAGGACCTGTTGACGCTGGAGGAACTCCAGCGCCTCTGTTCCGCCTTCATTGCCAAGGGCGTGCGCAAGCTGAGGCTCACCGGCGGGGAGCCGCTGGTGCGTAAGAACATCATGTTCCTCATTCGCGAACTCGGCAAGGAGATCGAAGCGGGACGGCTGGATGAACTGACACTCACCACCAACGGATCGCAGCTTTCCAAATTTGCCGCCGAACTCGTCGATTGCGGCGTGCGGCGGATCAATGTCTCGCTCGACACGCTCGACCCCGACAAGTTCCGCCAGATCACCCGCTGGGGCGAATTGGCAAGGGTGCTCGAAGGCATCGATGCGGCGTTGGCAGCCGGATTGAAGGTGAAGATCAATGCGGTCGCCCTCAAGGACTTCAACGACGCCGAGATACCGGAACTGATGCGCTGGGCGCATGGCCGCGGCATGGATCTGACGCTGATCGAGACCATGCCTATGGGCGAAGTGGACGAGGACAGGACCGACCATTACCTGCCGCTCTCGGAGATGCGCAGGCGGCTCGAGGCCGACTTCACGCTCAGCGACATCCCCTACCGCACCGGCGGCCCGGCGCGCTACGTCGAGGTCGCGGAGACCGGCGGCCGCCTCGGCCTGATCACGCCGCTCACGCACAATTTCTGCGAAAGCTGCAATCGCGTCCGGCTGACCTGCACCGGCACGCTCTATATGTGCCTCGGCCAGAACGACGCCGCCGATCTGCGCGCCGCATTGCGCGCCACCGACGACGACGCCTATCTCGCGCAGGTCATCGACGAGGCGATCGGCCGCAAGCCGAAGGGCCACGACTTCATCATCGACCGCGAGCACAACCGCCCCGCCGTCGCCCGCCACATGAGCGTCACCGGGGGATAA
- a CDS encoding DMT family transporter, whose amino-acid sequence MRSSANFRGIVFMCLAMIGFACNDALVKSVTGAMNTGQIMFMRGLLTTLMVVVVAYRFGAFRPVRTIFRPAILLRIAMEALASVTYISALGQIPLANASAIMQALPLAVTLGAALFLGEPVGWRRWAAIVVGFAGVLIVLRPGPEGFTAAALTVVACVFCTATRDLCTRRIGTDVPSLYITVTTSLVTTLVGAALIVPLGGWQPMSATSLSHIAGASVLLMLGYQTIVLAMREGEISVIAPFRYMSLLWSVTLGVVFFAETPDRWMLAGVAIIIGSGLYTFYRESKRGRQAVAQRALGGPLE is encoded by the coding sequence ATGCGCTCGTCAGCCAATTTCCGCGGCATCGTCTTCATGTGCCTCGCGATGATCGGGTTCGCCTGCAACGATGCGCTGGTAAAATCGGTCACCGGCGCCATGAATACAGGCCAGATCATGTTCATGCGCGGATTGCTGACGACGCTGATGGTGGTCGTAGTCGCATACCGCTTCGGCGCCTTCCGGCCGGTTCGGACGATCTTCAGGCCGGCCATACTGCTGCGCATCGCCATGGAGGCGCTTGCATCGGTGACCTATATCTCCGCGCTCGGCCAGATCCCGCTCGCCAACGCTTCGGCGATCATGCAGGCACTTCCGCTGGCGGTCACGCTCGGCGCCGCGCTGTTTCTCGGCGAGCCCGTCGGCTGGCGGCGGTGGGCGGCGATCGTCGTAGGCTTCGCCGGCGTCCTCATCGTATTGCGTCCTGGTCCCGAGGGCTTCACCGCGGCGGCCCTCACCGTCGTCGCTTGCGTCTTCTGCACCGCGACCCGCGACCTCTGCACCCGCCGCATCGGCACCGACGTGCCGTCGCTGTACATCACCGTGACGACCTCACTCGTGACGACGCTGGTCGGTGCGGCCCTCATCGTCCCGCTCGGTGGCTGGCAACCGATGTCTGCGACGTCTCTCAGCCACATCGCCGGCGCCAGCGTGCTTCTGATGCTCGGCTATCAGACGATCGTACTCGCGATGCGCGAGGGCGAGATCTCCGTCATTGCGCCATTCCGCTACATGAGCCTTCTCTGGTCGGTCACCCTCGGGGTCGTCTTTTTCGCAGAGACGCCGGACCGCTGGATGCTGGCGGGCGTCGCCATCATCATCGGTTCCGGCCTTTATACTTTCTATCGCGAGAGCAAGCGCGGCCGGCAGGCGGTCGCGCAGCGCGCACTCGGCGGCCCCCTGGAATAG
- a CDS encoding alpha/beta fold hydrolase: MPSFAIKVIRLSLKAVSAFSADKAGKSAFWIFCRTPSRKPKNGKEAALLKAAVPIMQRSRKVTLSFAGGWAAARHFERRMGGRGPRVLVAHGWGSRSDYLATLIDGLLSSGAEVVALDLPGHGASPGRTLTMPQAVRAIDAAWRHFDGFDVGIGHSFGGASLACAAGAVLCDVPARVPGKLVLIGAPSEMTWLFRGFGRTLGLAPKAQAAFEGMVERLSGRRIEGFDATRILAALRKPVLVIHAEDDKEVPADHARRYGAVGPNVELHWANGLGHRRIVSAAPVIERITEFLWERRKEAPMSKIA; this comes from the coding sequence ATGCCATCCTTTGCGATCAAGGTCATCCGTCTATCGCTGAAGGCCGTTTCCGCGTTTTCGGCCGACAAGGCGGGCAAGTCCGCATTCTGGATATTCTGCCGCACCCCGAGCCGGAAGCCAAAAAACGGCAAGGAGGCGGCGCTGCTCAAAGCGGCAGTCCCGATCATGCAACGATCGCGGAAGGTCACGTTGTCCTTTGCGGGCGGCTGGGCTGCCGCTCGGCATTTCGAACGGCGGATGGGCGGCCGCGGGCCGCGGGTACTGGTCGCGCACGGCTGGGGATCTCGCAGCGACTATCTGGCAACGCTGATCGACGGGCTGCTCTCCTCAGGCGCTGAGGTGGTGGCGCTCGACTTGCCGGGACATGGAGCGTCGCCCGGGCGGACGCTGACCATGCCGCAAGCGGTGAGGGCGATCGATGCGGCGTGGCGCCATTTCGACGGATTCGATGTCGGTATAGGCCATTCCTTCGGCGGCGCGAGCCTTGCTTGCGCGGCCGGGGCAGTGCTCTGCGATGTACCGGCGCGCGTTCCCGGGAAACTGGTCCTGATCGGTGCGCCAAGCGAAATGACATGGCTCTTCAGGGGCTTCGGCCGGACGTTGGGGCTCGCGCCGAAGGCGCAGGCAGCTTTCGAGGGCATGGTGGAGCGGCTCTCCGGGCGTCGCATTGAGGGTTTCGATGCCACCCGCATCCTGGCGGCACTCCGCAAGCCGGTTCTGGTCATCCATGCCGAGGACGACAAGGAGGTCCCTGCCGATCACGCGCGCCGCTACGGCGCGGTCGGACCAAATGTAGAATTGCACTGGGCGAACGGTCTCGGGCATCGCCGCATCGTTTCCGCCGCTCCGGTCATCGAGAGGATCACGGAATTCCTCTGGGAGCGCAGGAAAGAGGCTCCCATGTCAAAAATCGCCTGA
- a CDS encoding OmpA family protein — MSIRSRLFATVALPVLSASLMIQPAFADSLTAPFEVAQEGEGQPSPEELLLKRKQRQAEEESQGQAEEQQPQAEEQQTPRKKRQQQAEEQPAAEESAPQQAEEEAPRRKKRQQQAEEQPAAEESAPQQAEEEAPRRKKRQQQAEEQPAAEESAPQQAEEEAPRRKKRQQQAEEQPAAEESAPQQAEEEAPRRKKRQQQAEEQQPAAEEGAPQQAEEQEPTRKRRQQQAEEQQPAAEEGAPQQAEEQEPTRKRRQQQAEEQQQTDEQRAAEQPGAEPEGGTTVEQPATEAPAEQTGEGEQQPVPGAEPPATAEQQGEQPAGQPAPEVVDERSTEERQKIAEDPAASDDTVVLPVERGAAVLDSDKDADIAGGNQSRETRRKQREELRAKQESVEVPTDDASAQAAIPAEAREEIPQKIEAVLSEEGERVEEAPTFTVPQTTNIINNTVINNTVNNTTVNNTTENNVTEVRVVEEVDDRVILGVGDRIFVRGDDRPRLRRNSEESFYETLPRGRVRETIVRPGGYRIVTIYNEYGDILTRTRVDRGGEEYVMMYAPEYEEDRPTIVDVGYDLPPMRLSIPVDEYIVDVAEDPDRDYYEFLSEPPVEPVERVYTIDEVRHSARLRDKVRRIDLDTITFATGSAEVSMSQAKTMRNVAEAMNKVLEKDPGETFFIEGHTDAVGADQSNLVLSDERAESVAVLLTEVYGIPAENLVTQGYGERFLKIRTDGPEQENRRVTIRRVTPLVRPVAQR, encoded by the coding sequence ATGTCGATACGATCCAGACTTTTCGCAACAGTGGCCTTGCCCGTTCTTTCGGCGTCCCTGATGATCCAGCCGGCCTTCGCTGACAGCCTGACCGCTCCGTTCGAAGTCGCTCAGGAAGGAGAGGGCCAACCGTCGCCCGAGGAGTTGTTGCTGAAGCGGAAGCAGCGCCAGGCCGAGGAGGAATCACAGGGGCAGGCGGAAGAGCAACAGCCGCAGGCCGAGGAGCAGCAAACGCCGCGCAAGAAGCGCCAGCAGCAGGCTGAAGAGCAGCCGGCAGCCGAAGAGAGTGCTCCGCAGCAGGCCGAAGAAGAGGCTCCGCGGCGCAAGAAGCGCCAGCAGCAGGCTGAAGAGCAGCCGGCAGCCGAAGAGAGTGCTCCGCAGCAGGCCGAAGAAGAGGCTCCCCGGCGCAAGAAGCGCCAGCAGCAGGCTGAAGAGCAGCCGGCAGCCGAAGAGAGCGCTCCGCAGCAGGCCGAAGAAGAGGCCCCCCGGCGCAAGAAGCGCCAGCAGCAGGCTGAAGAGCAGCCGGCAGCCGAAGAGAGTGCTCCGCAGCAGGCCGAAGAAGAGGCTCCCCGGCGCAAGAAGCGCCAGCAGCAGGCCGAAGAGCAGCAGCCCGCAGCCGAGGAGGGCGCGCCGCAGCAGGCCGAGGAACAGGAGCCTACGCGCAAGAGACGCCAGCAACAGGCCGAGGAGCAGCAGCCCGCAGCCGAGGAGGGCGCGCCGCAGCAGGCCGAGGAACAGGAGCCTACGCGTAAGAGACGCCAGCAACAGGCCGAGGAGCAGCAGCAGACGGACGAACAGAGAGCCGCCGAGCAGCCGGGTGCCGAACCTGAGGGCGGCACGACCGTTGAGCAGCCCGCTACGGAGGCGCCGGCCGAACAGACGGGCGAGGGCGAGCAGCAGCCGGTGCCTGGCGCGGAACCACCCGCAACTGCAGAACAGCAGGGTGAGCAGCCCGCCGGCCAACCGGCTCCCGAAGTCGTCGATGAGCGCTCGACGGAAGAAAGGCAGAAGATCGCTGAGGATCCCGCAGCCTCGGATGATACCGTCGTGCTTCCCGTCGAGAGGGGCGCAGCCGTCCTCGACAGCGACAAGGACGCCGACATCGCAGGCGGCAACCAGTCGCGCGAGACCCGACGCAAGCAGCGCGAGGAACTGCGTGCCAAGCAGGAGAGCGTAGAAGTACCGACCGACGATGCGTCGGCACAGGCGGCGATCCCGGCCGAAGCCAGGGAAGAAATTCCGCAGAAGATCGAGGCTGTGCTCAGCGAAGAGGGCGAGCGCGTCGAAGAGGCTCCGACCTTTACAGTGCCGCAGACGACCAACATCATCAACAACACCGTCATAAACAACACGGTGAACAACACGACCGTCAATAACACCACCGAGAACAATGTGACGGAGGTGAGGGTTGTCGAAGAGGTCGACGATCGTGTCATCCTCGGCGTCGGCGATCGCATCTTCGTGCGCGGTGACGACCGGCCGCGTCTGCGCAGGAATTCGGAAGAGAGTTTCTACGAGACTCTTCCGCGGGGCCGCGTCCGCGAGACGATCGTCCGCCCCGGCGGCTATCGGATCGTCACCATCTACAACGAGTACGGAGACATCCTGACGCGCACGCGCGTCGATCGCGGCGGCGAGGAATATGTCATGATGTACGCGCCGGAATATGAAGAAGACCGGCCTACTATCGTCGACGTGGGTTACGATCTGCCGCCGATGCGCCTGTCGATACCGGTGGACGAATATATCGTCGACGTCGCCGAGGATCCGGACCGGGATTACTACGAGTTCCTGTCCGAACCCCCGGTCGAGCCGGTCGAACGCGTCTACACCATCGATGAGGTGCGTCACTCCGCCCGCCTGCGCGACAAGGTTCGCCGTATCGATCTCGACACCATCACCTTCGCGACGGGAAGCGCCGAGGTATCGATGTCGCAGGCGAAGACCATGCGCAACGTCGCGGAGGCAATGAACAAGGTCCTTGAGAAGGATCCGGGTGAAACCTTCTTCATCGAGGGTCACACGGATGCCGTTGGCGCCGACCAGTCCAACCTGGTCCTCTCCGACGAGCGTGCCGAGTCCGTCGCAGTGCTCCTGACCGAGGTCTATGGCATCCCGGCCGAAAACCTCGTCACCCAGGGCTATGGAGAGCGGTTCCTCAAGATCCGCACGGATGGGCCGGAGCAGGAGAACCGCCGCGTCACCATTCGCCGCGTGACACCGCTGGTGCGCCCTGTAGCGCAGCGGTAG
- a CDS encoding MarR family winged helix-turn-helix transcriptional regulator, with product MNKKQAQIESHHFPWDHPRFRSWIAVARACQLMQQTLTRRLTHLDVKPPHLDILVNLYRFDGITQQELARKLLVGRSNMSMLLPQLERRGLIERRGDARDKRVLRLSLTSAGRALTEEAMEIQTALIESSHGGEPIEDCVKVAESMERIIATLLKDDELAAGG from the coding sequence ATGAACAAAAAGCAAGCACAGATCGAAAGCCACCACTTTCCCTGGGATCATCCTCGTTTTCGAAGTTGGATCGCCGTTGCCCGCGCCTGTCAGCTGATGCAGCAGACATTGACGCGGCGGCTGACCCATCTCGATGTGAAGCCGCCGCACCTGGACATCCTGGTCAATCTCTACCGCTTCGACGGCATCACCCAGCAGGAGCTTGCACGCAAGCTGCTCGTCGGCCGCTCAAACATGAGCATGCTGCTGCCGCAGCTCGAAAGGCGCGGCCTCATCGAAAGGCGGGGCGACGCAAGAGACAAACGCGTGTTGCGTCTGTCGCTGACCTCAGCAGGAAGGGCCTTGACCGAGGAGGCAATGGAAATTCAGACGGCGCTCATCGAGAGTTCGCACGGCGGGGAGCCGATCGAGGACTGCGTCAAGGTCGCCGAGTCGATGGAGCGGATCATCGCCACCTTGCTCAAGGACGATGAGTTGGCGGCGGGAGGCTGA